The Novosphingobium kaempferiae genome includes a window with the following:
- a CDS encoding MarR family winged helix-turn-helix transcriptional regulator, whose translation MERDRPDSRHPLVGLVDETLRLNGRLRTVFGTARAGCSLNDSEHMVLNAVVEADRPPTVAQIGRSLGHARQLVQRAANALRDAGLIETFDNPDHKRALLLRATEKGAALKRAIDARADAIARELVPSLDPEEVADAVAALRALRRQIEAHLRAR comes from the coding sequence ATGGAGAGGGACAGACCTGATTCGCGCCATCCGCTGGTGGGCCTCGTCGATGAGACGCTGCGGCTGAACGGCCGCCTGCGCACGGTCTTCGGAACGGCGCGGGCGGGCTGTTCGCTCAACGATAGCGAGCACATGGTGCTCAATGCGGTGGTGGAGGCGGACCGGCCGCCCACCGTCGCGCAGATCGGACGTTCGCTGGGCCATGCGCGCCAGCTCGTACAGCGCGCCGCCAATGCCCTGCGCGATGCGGGGCTTATCGAGACGTTCGACAACCCCGATCACAAGCGCGCCCTGCTGCTGCGCGCTACCGAGAAAGGCGCTGCGCTCAAGCGCGCGATCGACGCGCGGGCGGATGCCATCGCGCGCGAGCTGGTGCCTTCCCTCGACCCTGAGGAAGTGGCCGATGCGGTCGCCGCGCTGCGCGCGCTGCGCCGCCAGATAGAGGCGCATTTGCGCGCCCGCTAA
- a CDS encoding phosphotransferase family protein — MMDADLDRLAPIGPLTEWLDAHVPQLGKGPLKTAVLSGGTSNVVLTLDRGDRPMVMRRPPAVPPPGAEKGVLREARILTALNATDVPHPVCHGSCADDGVVGAPFYVMDKVEGWAPNLRDERIHNEPPFDRMPYEYGIPFAIVDGLIALANVDHEAIGLDDYGKPGPFLQRQVDRWAGQLASYKERYGYEGRELPGYAETEEWLRANVLPNERRGIIHGDVGTPNMMFRHGPPARLAAMIDWELSTIGDPMIDMGWFTGGMRDEDEPDKTFPTALNNPAHFPTRQELGRYYCAGTGRDIRDFDYFSILAKFKSGCLLEYKVAQAEAGILPKETGRFFAKIVLNCFEDTAKMVRRIA; from the coding sequence ATGATGGACGCCGATCTCGACCGGCTGGCCCCGATCGGGCCGCTTACCGAATGGCTCGACGCGCATGTGCCGCAACTGGGCAAGGGACCGCTGAAGACGGCGGTGCTGTCCGGCGGCACCTCCAACGTGGTGCTGACGCTCGACCGTGGGGACAGGCCCATGGTCATGCGCCGCCCGCCCGCCGTGCCCCCGCCCGGTGCCGAAAAGGGCGTGCTGCGCGAGGCGCGCATCCTGACCGCGCTCAATGCGACCGACGTGCCGCATCCGGTGTGCCATGGCTCCTGCGCGGACGACGGCGTGGTCGGCGCGCCGTTCTACGTCATGGACAAGGTGGAGGGCTGGGCGCCGAACCTGCGCGACGAGCGGATCCACAACGAGCCGCCGTTCGACCGCATGCCTTACGAATACGGCATTCCCTTCGCCATCGTCGACGGGCTGATCGCGCTCGCCAACGTCGATCATGAGGCCATCGGCCTTGACGACTACGGCAAGCCGGGCCCGTTCCTGCAACGACAGGTCGACCGCTGGGCAGGGCAACTGGCGTCGTACAAGGAGCGCTACGGCTACGAAGGCCGCGAGTTGCCGGGCTATGCCGAGACCGAGGAATGGCTGCGCGCGAACGTGCTGCCGAACGAGAGGCGCGGGATCATCCACGGCGATGTCGGCACGCCCAACATGATGTTCCGCCACGGCCCGCCCGCGCGGCTGGCAGCGATGATCGACTGGGAGCTTTCGACCATCGGCGATCCGATGATCGACATGGGCTGGTTCACCGGCGGCATGCGCGACGAGGACGAGCCGGACAAGACGTTCCCCACCGCGCTCAACAACCCCGCGCATTTCCCGACGCGGCAGGAACTGGGCCGCTACTACTGCGCCGGTACGGGCCGCGACATCCGCGACTTCGACTATTTCTCGATCCTCGCGAAGTTCAAGTCGGGCTGCCTGCTCGAATACAAGGTGGCGCAGGCCGAGGCGGGGATACTGCCGAAGGAAACAGGGCGCTTCTTCGCGAAGATCGTCCTCAACTGTTTCGAGGACACCGCGAAGATGGTGCGGAGGATTGCCTGA